In the genome of Pseudomonas sp. Teo4, the window GCAGCCTGCAAACCGATCAGGTCCGAAACCTTGCCGGTAATCAGTGGCCCGGTAGCCAGCCCCAGCAGGTTGTTGGCCAAGGTCAGCGTGGCGAACGCCGTGCCATGCACCGAGTAATGGGTCAGGTTGGCGACCATGGCGCTGGACGGGCCGTTGGTGCCCGCCGCGATCATCATGCCCAGGCAAATCAGCACCAGTTGCACCGGCCCCGTCGGTAACGCGAAGGCCACCGACAACAACAGGCAACTGCCTAGGCAATAACCAATGGCCAGGCTGATCTTGCGGTCCGGGCAATGACGCCCCAGGCGGTCGCACAGCATGCCGCACAGCACGATGCCCACACCGCTGCAGAGCACGATGACCGCAGCCACGGCGCCGGCCTGTTCAGTGGTCATCGCGTAATAACGGTTCAGGTAGCTGGGCATCCACACGATCACCGTGCCACCCACGAACAACTGCAAGCCACTGCCGACATAGGCGCTGATCACCGAGCGGCTCGAATACAACGTGCGCAGCGGGCGGAGGGCCTTTTGCGCGGCCTTGTCGGCCTGCTCGGCCAGCCGCTTGGGCGCAATGCGCGCCTCGCGCACAACAATCGGGTACAGCACCGCCAGCAGCAGGCCAAAAAACGCCATGCCAGCAAACGCCCAGCGCCAACCGAAATGGTGCGCCATCACCCCGCCCAGGCCCATGCCCAGCACCGAGCCGAACATGCCACCGGCCATGAACGAACCAGCCAGCGTCGCGCGCATCTCCCGCGGGAACACCGACACCACCACGGCAATGCCGACACTGCCGTAGGCCGCCTCGCCCACACCCACCAGGAAACGTGCAATGAACATCTCCTGGTAGTTCTCCGCCAAACCACAACCCAACGTGGCCAGGCTCCACAACACCG includes:
- a CDS encoding MFS transporter, with amino-acid sequence MAAYHATSAQAGEDTSLGIPRRYAWIVFALTFGLLISDYMSRQVLNAVFPLLKSEWALSDSQLGLLSGIVALMVGLLTFPLSLLADRYGRVKSLTLMAVLWSLATLGCGLAENYQEMFIARFLVGVGEAAYGSVGIAVVVSVFPREMRATLAGSFMAGGMFGSVLGMGLGGVMAHHFGWRWAFAGMAFFGLLLAVLYPIVVREARIAPKRLAEQADKAAQKALRPLRTLYSSRSVISAYVGSGLQLFVGGTVIVWMPSYLNRYYAMTTEQAGAVAAVIVLCSGVGIVLCGMLCDRLGRHCPDRKISLAIGYCLGSCLLLSVAFALPTGPVQLVLICLGMMIAAGTNGPSSAMVANLTHYSVHGTAFATLTLANNLLGLATGPLITGKVSDLIGLQAAFQLVPLISIGAAAVFIFAKRHYHRDMARLALGGGDVKAANGVLEARS